The following coding sequences lie in one Mycobacterium gordonae genomic window:
- a CDS encoding PE family protein, whose translation MSSYLFAVPEAVAAASADLTGLGAAIQRANAAAANSTTGLVSAAADEVSTSIAQLFGGYAQEYQSISAQVLAFHEDFVLALAQAGLAYGAAEAASVNPLQTVIDDILAVINAPTKFLLNRPLIGNGTDGIAGTGQAGGAGGILFGNGGNGGSGAPGQAGGTGGAAGIFYGIGGTGGAGGAGAAGGDGGASAFLFGAGGTGGVGGAGAAGGRGGAGAFFFGNGGSGGAGGAGGAGGVGGTAGFFGNGGAGGAGGAGATGVGGAGGAGGNSGVLFGNGGSGGAGGAGAAGGHAGGAGGAGGTVSALAGGYAGSGGAGGAGGIGATGADGAIGGQGGVGGTGGAGGEVRSLFGGFGGAGGAGGAGGQGGTGGVGVGLGVGGTGGTGGTGGLAGAGGAGGLFGGAGASGASGTGGQGGTGGAGAQGATSTTAGVDGGLGGTGGVGGQGGVGGASVAGGAAGAGGVGGTGGAGGQGGTGFADDGLSGATAGGTGGVGGAAGAGGAAGNGGPAAGYGTGGQGGQGGTGGAGLNGQTSTIAGVDGGVGTAGGAGGQGGVGGDSNAGGTAGAGGVGGTGGAGGKGGTGFAGTATDAATAGGDGGAGGAAGAGGAAGTGGAPGVAGGFGAGGQGGAGGTGGAGVQGLTSTTAGQDGGAGGAGGGGGKGGVGGNSGAGGTAGAGGVGGAGGAGGKGGTGFAGTATDAATAGGDGGAGGAAGAGGAAGTGGAPGVAGGFGAGGQGGAGGTGGAGVQGLTSTTAGQDGGAGGAGGGGGKGGVGGNSGAGGTAGAGGVGGAGGAGGKGGTGFAGTATDAATAGGDGGAGGAAGAGGAAGTGGAPGVAGGFGAGGQGGAGGTGGAGVQGLTSTTAGQDGGAGGAGGGGGKGGVGGNSGAGGTAGAGGVGGAGGAGGKGGTGFAGTATDAATAGGDGGAGGAAGAGGAAGSGGAAGVAGGFGQGGQGGQGGTGGAGVQGQTSTAPGGQGGTGGAAGGGGKGGVGGNSGAGGTNGLGGAGGTGGAGGAGGTGFADDGSNNAGAGGTGGVGGVGGLGGAAGSGGTGGSAGVGGQGGGGGQGGAGGTTTSKGHTAGAGGVGGNGGQGGTGAAGTATALASAGGVGGQGGAGGVGGTAASDATNGAGGAGGIGGQGGAGGAGFADNGVNDAGDGGTGGAGGVGGTAGAAGSGGTGGTAGAAGAGGKGGVGGTGGGANAAGETAGKGGAGGVGGQGGTGAAGVAGDVGSVGGVGGGGGSGGAGGTAVTGATNGVGGAGGAGGQGGTGGAGSIDSGLGDASAGGAGGAGGTGGAGGAAGAGGSGGGAGAAGAGGSGGTGGLGGAATFGNDAGDGGAGGMGGAGGVGAGGTASAAGAVGGVGGQGGAGGGGGAVSGGGGVNGKGGIGGTGGQGGAGGAGFVDDGSNNAGAGGTGGAGGAGGSGGAAGTGGTGGTVGAAGTGGKGGSGGAGGATAKAGNTAGAGGAGGQGGAGGVGVAGAPGVAGSAGGLGGQGGTGGAGGGAVTGATNGAGGAGGAGGQGGAGGAGFDDDGVALATAGGAGGTGGVGGAGGALGSGGSGGNAGAAGTGGKGGLGGVGGAAKAGHTAGTGGAGGAGGQGAIGATGAASGAGSAGGLGGQGGAGGAGGAAAVGAVNGNGGVGGVGGQGGAGGAGFLDDGSNNAGAGGIGGTGGGGGAGGAVGTGGTGGSAGAAGAGGKGGVGGIGGATAKAGNTAGAGGAGGAGGAGGVGAVGAASGVGSAGGAGGQGGAGGAGGGAVVGATNGKGGNGGVGGQGGTGGAGFADNGGNNAGAGGTGGGGGTGGAGGAVGAGGTGGTAGVGGAGGQGGGGGVGGATTSKGHSAGVGGNGGQGGTGGGGADGAVSGGAAANAGQGGKGGVGGAGGTNTAGVGGTGGKGGNGGTGGIGGNGTGGNLGGFGGNGGSGGNGGVGGTGSSGNPGAGGDDGGAGNTGAAPTGGGNSTGGVGGSGGAGGAGGAGSA comes from the coding sequence CAGGCCGGCGGTACCGGTGGCGCCGCCGGGATCTTCTATGGCATCGGTGGCACCGGAGGGGCCGGTGGCGCCGGGGCGGCTGGCGGTGACGGCGGGGCTTCCGCCTTCCTGTTCGGTGCCGGCGGTACCGGAGGCGTCGGTGGGGCCGGGGCGGCCGGCGGTCGGGGTGGGGCCGGCGCGTTCTTCTTCGGCAACGGCGGCTCCGGTGGCGCCGGCGGGGCCGGCGGGGCGGGCGGCGTGGGTGGCACGGCAGGCTTCTTCGGCAACGGCGGTGCCGGCGGTGCCGGCGGGGCCGGCGCGACGGGCGTGGGTGGCGCGGGCGGTGCCGGCGGAAACAGCGGGGTGCTGTTCGGCAACGGCGGATCGGGAGGCGCCGGTGGCGCGGGGGCGGCCGGTGGCCACGCGGGTGGGGCCGGCGGCGCCGGTGGGACCGTTTCCGCACTGGCCGGGGGCTATGCGGGCAGCGGCGGCGCCGGCGGGGCCGGCGGAATCGGCGCCACGGGTGCTGATGGCGCCATCGGGGGTCAAGGCGGGGTCGGCGGCACCGGCGGCGCTGGAGGCGAGGTTCGTTCGCTGTTCGGCGGGTTCGGCGGCGCCGGCGGTGCCGGTGGCGCCGGTGGACAGGGCGGAACCGGCGGAGTCGGCGTCGGGTTGGGTGTCGGTGGGACGGGCGGCACTGGTGGCACCGGGGGCCTGGCCGGCGCCGGCGGCGCCGGCGGTCTGTTCGGCGGCGCCGGGGCGAGCGGCGCGAGTGGTACCGGTGGCCAGGGTGGCACGGGTGGCGCCGGTGCGCAGGGAGCGACCAGCACGACCGCTGGGGTGGATGGCGGTCTCGGTGGGACCGGCGGTGTCGGTGGCCAGGGCGGCGTGGGCGGCGCCTCGGTGGCGGGTGGTGCCGCCGGCGCCGGTGGCGTGGGCGGTACGGGCGGTGCCGGGGGTCAGGGGGGTACCGGATTCGCCGACGATGGGTTGAGCGGCGCGACCGCTGGCGGTACCGGCGGTGTCGGTGGCGCCGCCGGTGCGGGCGGCGCGGCCGGCAACGGCGGTCCCGCGGCCGGGTATGGCACGGGAGGGCAAGGTGGGCAGGGCGGCACCGGCGGTGCGGGGCTGAATGGGCAGACGAGCACGATTGCCGGCGTCGACGGCGGCGTGGGTACCGCCGGAGGCGCTGGCGGTCAGGGCGGGGTGGGTGGCGATTCGAACGCTGGTGGCACGGCCGGTGCCGGCGGTGTGGGTGGTACTGGTGGTGCCGGTGGTAAGGGTGGTACCGGGTTTGCTGGTACTGCGACGGACGCGGCGACCGCTGGTGGTGACGGCGGCGCCGGTGGCGCGGCGGGTGCCGGGGGCGCGGCCGGCACTGGCGGCGCGCCGGGTGTTGCCGGTGGCTTCGGGGCGGGCGGGCAGGGTGGTGCCGGGGGCACCGGGGGTGCGGGCGTGCAGGGGCTGACCAGCACGACGGCTGGGCAGGATGGCGGCGCCGGCGGTGCCGGGGGCGGCGGCGGTAAGGGCGGGGTGGGTGGCAATTCGGGTGCCGGTGGCACGGCCGGTGCCGGCGGTGTGGGTGGTGCCGGCGGGGCCGGTGGTAAGGGTGGTACGGGCTTTGCTGGTACTGCGACGGACGCGGCGACCGCTGGTGGTGACGGCGGCGCCGGTGGCGCGGCGGGTGCCGGGGGCGCGGCCGGCACTGGCGGCGCGCCGGGTGTTGCCGGTGGCTTCGGGGCGGGCGGGCAGGGTGGTGCCGGGGGCACCGGGGGTGCGGGCGTGCAGGGGCTGACCAGCACGACGGCTGGGCAGGATGGCGGCGCCGGCGGTGCCGGGGGCGGCGGCGGTAAGGGCGGGGTGGGTGGCAATTCGGGTGCCGGTGGCACGGCCGGTGCCGGCGGTGTGGGTGGTGCCGGCGGGGCCGGTGGTAAGGGTGGTACGGGCTTTGCTGGTACTGCGACGGACGCGGCGACCGCTGGTGGTGACGGCGGCGCCGGTGGCGCGGCGGGTGCCGGGGGCGCGGCCGGCACTGGCGGCGCGCCGGGTGTTGCCGGTGGCTTCGGGGCGGGCGGGCAGGGTGGCGCCGGGGGCACCGGGGGTGCGGGCGTGCAGGGGCTGACCAGCACGACGGCTGGGCAGGATGGCGGCGCCGGCGGTGCCGGGGGCGGCGGCGGTAAGGGCGGGGTGGGTGGCAATTCGGGTGCCGGTGGCACGGCCGGTGCCGGCGGTGTGGGTGGTGCCGGCGGGGCCGGTGGTAAGGGTGGTACGGGCTTTGCTGGTACTGCGACGGACGCGGCGACCGCTGGTGGTGACGGCGGCGCCGGTGGCGCGGCGGGTGCCGGGGGCGCGGCCGGCAGCGGTGGTGCGGCGGGTGTGGCCGGCGGGTTTGGCCAGGGCGGTCAGGGTGGCCAAGGTGGCACCGGAGGCGCGGGTGTGCAAGGGCAGACGAGCACGGCGCCGGGCGGCCAGGGTGGTACCGGTGGCGCCGCGGGCGGTGGCGGCAAGGGTGGTGTGGGCGGCAACTCCGGCGCGGGTGGCACGAACGGTCTTGGTGGTGCAGGCGGCACCGGCGGGGCGGGCGGTGCCGGTGGCACCGGATTTGCCGATGATGGCAGCAACAATGCGGGTGCCGGTGGAACCGGTGGCGTCGGCGGTGTAGGGGGCCTCGGCGGCGCTGCCGGCAGTGGCGGCACCGGAGGCAGTGCGGGTGTGGGTGGCCAGGGTGGCGGTGGCGGTCAGGGAGGTGCAGGCGGCACCACGACCAGCAAGGGTCACACCGCCGGTGCCGGTGGTGTTGGTGGTAACGGTGGCCAGGGCGGTACCGGGGCCGCAGGGACTGCCACTGCCCTCGCCTCAGCGGGCGGCGTCGGTGGTCAAGGCGGCGCCGGTGGCGTCGGCGGTACTGCCGCGTCCGACGCCACGAACGGCGCCGGTGGTGCGGGTGGGATTGGCGGTCAGGGTGGTGCGGGTGGCGCCGGGTTTGCGGACAACGGCGTCAACGATGCCGGTGACGGCGGTACCGGTGGCGCCGGCGGCGTGGGCGGTACCGCAGGTGCTGCCGGTAGCGGGGGCACGGGAGGCACCGCGGGTGCGGCCGGGGCCGGCGGCAAGGGTGGTGTCGGCGGTACTGGCGGTGGTGCCAACGCGGCGGGTGAAACGGCCGGTAAAGGGGGTGCCGGTGGTGTCGGCGGTCAGGGCGGCACCGGAGCCGCCGGTGTGGCTGGTGACGTGGGATCGGTCGGTGGGGTCGGCGGCGGGGGCGGCTCCGGTGGTGCCGGCGGTACCGCGGTAACCGGCGCCACCAATGGCGTCGGCGGCGCGGGCGGCGCAGGCGGGCAGGGCGGCACCGGTGGCGCCGGGTCTATCGATAGCGGCCTCGGCGATGCGAGTGCCGGCGGGGCCGGCGGGGCCGGCGGCACCGGCGGGGCCGGTGGTGCGGCAGGTGCCGGCGGGTCGGGAGGCGGTGCGGGGGCAGCGGGTGCCGGCGGAAGCGGCGGCACCGGTGGCTTAGGTGGCGCCGCAACCTTCGGCAACGACGCCGGTGACGGCGGTGCCGGCGGCATGGGTGGCGCAGGCGGCGTGGGCGCCGGTGGCACGGCCAGTGCGGCGGGAGCTGTTGGTGGTGTCGGCGGGCAAGGCGGCGCCGGTGGTGGCGGCGGTGCAGTGTCGGGTGGAGGTGGGGTCAACGGCAAGGGCGGCATCGGTGGTACCGGCGGCCAGGGTGGCGCCGGTGGAGCCGGGTTTGTTGACGACGGCAGCAATAACGCCGGTGCCGGCGGAACCGGAGGCGCCGGTGGCGCCGGTGGTAGCGGTGGCGCGGCGGGCACGGGAGGTACGGGCGGCACCGTCGGGGCAGCGGGGACCGGCGGTAAGGGCGGATCTGGCGGCGCGGGTGGGGCCACCGCGAAGGCGGGTAACACTGCCGGCGCCGGTGGGGCCGGCGGTCAGGGCGGTGCCGGTGGCGTCGGGGTCGCGGGTGCGCCCGGCGTTGCGGGATCTGCCGGTGGTCTCGGTGGGCAGGGTGGCACCGGTGGTGCTGGTGGCGGTGCGGTGACCGGTGCCACGAACGGTGCCGGCGGTGCCGGCGGTGCCGGCGGTCAGGGCGGTGCTGGCGGTGCTGGGTTCGATGACGACGGGGTCGCCCTGGCGACGGCTGGTGGCGCCGGGGGGACAGGCGGCGTCGGCGGAGCCGGCGGTGCGCTAGGTAGCGGCGGGTCGGGAGGTAATGCCGGGGCCGCGGGAACGGGCGGCAAAGGCGGTTTGGGTGGCGTCGGTGGAGCGGCCAAGGCGGGTCATACCGCCGGGACCGGCGGCGCCGGAGGTGCGGGCGGTCAGGGCGCTATCGGTGCCACGGGGGCGGCCAGCGGTGCCGGGTCCGCCGGCGGCCTCGGCGGGCAGGGCGGCGCCGGCGGCGCCGGCGGTGCCGCGGCGGTGGGTGCCGTCAACGGCAATGGCGGCGTCGGGGGTGTCGGAGGCCAGGGTGGTGCTGGCGGCGCTGGATTCTTGGACGACGGCAGCAACAACGCGGGTGCCGGCGGGATCGGCGGTACCGGTGGCGGCGGCGGCGCCGGGGGCGCAGTGGGAACCGGCGGTACCGGGGGTAGTGCGGGAGCGGCCGGGGCCGGTGGCAAGGGCGGCGTAGGCGGCATAGGCGGGGCCACCGCCAAGGCCGGCAACACCGCCGGGGCCGGGGGTGCCGGTGGAGCGGGCGGCGCCGGCGGCGTCGGGGCCGTCGGTGCGGCCAGCGGTGTCGGGTCGGCCGGTGGTGCCGGCGGGCAGGGCGGCGCCGGCGGCGCTGGTGGCGGTGCAGTGGTTGGTGCCACCAACGGCAAGGGCGGCAACGGGGGCGTCGGAGGTCAGGGCGGTACCGGCGGTGCCGGGTTCGCCGATAACGGCGGCAACAATGCGGGCGCCGGTGGAACCGGCGGGGGCGGCGGTACCGGTGGCGCCGGCGGTGCGGTCGGCGCCGGCGGCACTGGAGGCACCGCGGGCGTCGGTGGTGCCGGCGGCCAGGGCGGCGGCGGCGGTGTGGGCGGGGCCACGACCAGTAAGGGCCACTCCGCCGGCGTCGGTGGTAACGGAGGCCAGGGTGGCACCGGCGGTGGCGGGGCTGACGGTGCGGTCAGCGGCGGCGCGGCAGCCAACGCGGGTCAGGGCGGCAAGGGCGGGGTCGGCGGCGCGGGAGGAACGAACACGGCAGGCGTCGGCGGTACCGGCGGTAAAGGCGGCAACGGTGGGACGGGTGGAATCGGTGGCAACGGCACCGGCGGCAACCTGGGCGGATTCGGCGGCAACGGGGGCTCCGGCGGTAACGGTGGTGTCGGCGGAACCGGTTCCAGCGGCAATCCCGGTGCCGGTGGCGATGATGGCGGTGCCGGCAACACCGGCGCTGCCCCGACCGGGGGCGGCAACTCTACGGGAGGGGTAGGGGGATCCGGCGGTGCCGGCGGTGCCGGCGGTGCCGGATCTGCCTAG